The following coding sequences are from one Oncorhynchus nerka isolate Pitt River linkage group LG6, Oner_Uvic_2.0, whole genome shotgun sequence window:
- the LOC115130441 gene encoding kinesin-1 heavy chain translates to MADPAECTIKVMCRFRPLNSSEVARGDKYIPKFTGEDQVSISGKPFMFDRVFGSNTTQEQMYKASAQKIVKDVLEGYNGTIFAFGQTSSGKTHTMEGSLHDPDGMGIIPRIVQDIFNYIYSMDENLEFHIKVSYFEIYLDRIKDLLDVTKNNLSVHEDKNRVPYVKGCTERFVCSPEEVMDTIDEGKSNRHVAVTNMNEHSSRSHSIFQINVKQENTATEQKLSGKLYLVDLAGSEKVGKTGAEGAVLEEAKNINKSLSALGNVISALAEGSTYVPYRDSKMTRILQDSLGGNCRTTMVICASPSAYNEAETKSTLMFGQRAKTIKNTVCLNVELTAEQWKKKYEREKAKNTTLRGTVTWLENELNRWRNGERVPVEEQFDKEKANAEVQALDNVVNNEKMAPSPNIPGVKLTDAEKEKCEAELSKLYKQLDDKDDEINQQSQLAEKLKQQMLDQEELLASSRRDHDNLQVELNRLQSENEASKEEVKEVLQALEELAVNYDQKSQEVEDKTKEFEALSEELNQKSSILVSIDSELQKLKEMTNHQKKRVTEMMSSLLKDLAEIGLAVGSNDIKQQEGSGLIDEEFTVARLYISKMKSEVKTMVKRSKQLESTQAESNEKMDENEKELASCQLRISQHEAKIKSLTEYLQNVEQKKRQLEENVDSLNEELVKISAQEKVQAMEKENEVQTATEVKEAVEHQIQSHREAHQKQISSLRDELDNKEKLITELQDLNQKIMLEQERLRVEHEKLKSTDQDKSRKLHELTVMQDRREQARQDLKGLEETVAKELQTLHNLRKLFVQDLATRVKKSAEMDSDDTGGSAAQKQKISFLENNLEQLTKVHKQLVRDNADLRCELPKLEKRLRATAERVKALESALKEAKENAARDRKRYQQEVDRIKEAVRAKNMARRGHSAQIAKPIRPGQPPVASPTHPNVNRTGFFNSQPTGIRGGAKQ, encoded by the exons GGTAAACCGTTCATGTTTGACCGAGTGTTCGGGTCCAATACGACACAGGAGCAGATGTACAAAGCCTCTGCTCAAAAGATTGTTAAAG ATGTCCTTGAGGGCTACAACGGGACTATATTTGCCTTTGGGCAGACATCGTCTGGAAAAACACACACCATGGAG GGTAGCCTCCATGACCCGGATGGTATGGGGATCATCCCCAGAATAGTCCAGGACATCTTCAACTACATCTACTCAATGGATGAGAACTTGGAGTTCCATATCAAG GTTTCATATTTTGAAATTTACCTGGACAGGATCAAGGACCTACTGGATG TAACAAAGAACAACCTGTCTGTACATGAGGATAAAAACAGGGTGCCCTATGTCAAG GGGTGTACCGAGCGCTTTGTTTGCAGCCCCGAGGAGGTCATGGATACTATTGACGAGGGCAAATCCAACCGACACGTGGCCGTCACAA ACATGAATGAGCACAGCTCCAGAAGTCACAGTATCTTCCAGATCAACGTGAAGCAGGAGAACACTGCTACAGAGCAGAAACTCAGCGGCAAGCTCTACCTTGTCGATCTGGCCGGTAGCGAAAAA GTGGGTAAAACTGGAGCTGAGGGAGCGGTGCTGGAAGAAGCTAAAAACATCAACAAATCCCTGTCTGCGCTGGGCAACGTCATCTCTGCCCTTGCCGAAGGCTCG ACCTATGTCCCTTACAGAGACAGTAAGATGACCCGTATCCTGCAGGACTCTCTGGGTGGCAACTGTAGGACCACCATGGTCATCTGTGCCTCGCCCTCCGCCTACAACGAGGCTGAGACAAAGTCCACACTGATGTTCGGACAGCG AGCTAAGACCATTAAGAACACAGTGTGTCTGAATGTGGAGCTGACGGCAGAACAGTGGAAGAAAAAGTATGAAAGAGAAAAGGCGAAGAACACAACCCTGAGGGGCACCGTCACCTGGCTGGAGAACGAACTCAACCGCTGGAGAAATG GTGAGAGAGTGCCGGTGGAGGAGCAGTTTGACAAGGAGAAGGCTAACGCTGAGGTCCAGGCTCTAGACAACGTGGTGAACAATGAGAAGATGGCCCCCTCACCCAACATTCCAGGGGTTAAACTGACCGATGCAGAGAAGGAGAAGTGTGAGGCTGAGCTGTCTAAACTCTACAAGCAGCTGGATGATAAG gATGATGAGATCAACCAGCAGAGCCAGCTGGCAGAGAAACTAAAGCAGCAGATGCTGGACCAGGAAGAG CTGCTGGCCTCATCACGTCGCGACCACGACAACCTGCAGGTAGAGCTGAACCGTCTGCAGTCCGAAAATGAGGCGTCtaaggaggaggtgaaggaggtgCTGCAGGCCCTGGAGGAGCTGGCTGTTAACTATGACCAGAAAAGCCAGGAGGTGGAGGACAAGACTAAGGAGTTTGAGGCTCTCAGCGAGGAGCTTAACCAGAAATCG AGTATCCTGGTGTCCATCGACTCTGAGCTGCAGAAGCTGAAGGAGATGACCAACCACCAGAAGAAGAGGGTCACTGAGATGATGTCATCGCTGCTCAAAGATCTGGCTGAGATCGGCCTCGCTGTGGGCAGCAATGACATTAAG CAACAAGAGGGCAGTGGTCTGATAGACGAGGAGTTCACGGTGGCACGTCTGTACATCAGTAAGATGAAGTCGGAGGTGAAGACCATGGTGAAACGCAGCAAGCAGCTGGAGAGCACTCAGGCCGAGAGTAACGAGAAGATGGACGAGAACGAGAAGGAGCTGGCCTCCTGTCAGCTACGCATCTCGCAG CACGAGGCTAAGATCAAGTCCCTGACAGAGTACCTTCAGAACGTGGAGCAGAAGAAAAGACAGCTGGAGGAGAACGTAGACTCTTTGAATGAGGAACTAGTCAAGATCAGCGCTCAGG AGAAAGTTCAGGCTATGGAGAAGGAAAATGAGGTCCAAACTGCCACCGAAGTCAAG GAGGCGGTTGAGCATCAGATCCAGTCTCACCGCGAGGCCCATCAGAAACAGATCAGCAGCCTGAGAGATGAGCTGGACAACAAGGAGAAACTCATCACTGAGCTCCAGGA cctgaACCAGAAGATCATGCTGGAACAGGAGCGTCTGCGGGTGGAGCACGAGAAACTCAAATCCACCGACCAGGACAAGAGCCGCAAGCTGCACGAGCTCAC ggtGATGCAGGACAGGAGAGAGCAGGCCAGGCAAGACCTGAAGGGACTGGAGGAGACTGTGGCTAAGGAGCTCCAGACTCTCCACAACCTCAGAAAACTGTTTGTTCAGGACCTGGCTACCAGAGTCAAGAAG AGCGCTGAGATGGACTCAGATGATACAGGGGGCAGTGCTGCTCAGAAACAGAAGATCTCCTTTCTGGAGAACAACCTGGAACAGCTTACAAAGGTCCACAAACAG CTGGTGCGTGATAATGCAGACCTGCGCTGTGAGCTTCCTAAACTGGAGAAGCGTCTGCGTGCTACGGCTGAGCGGGTCAAGGCCTTGGAGTCGGCCCTGAAGGAGGCCAAAGAGAACGCCGCACGCGACCGCAAACGCTACCAGCAGGAGGTGGACCGCATCAAAGAGGCCGTCAGGGCCAAGAACATGGCCAGGAGGGGCCACTCTGCTCAGATCg CCAAACCCATTCGGCCTGGCCAGCCCCCTGTGGCGTCTCCCACCCACCCCAATGTCAACCGGACAGGGTTCTTCAACAGCCAGCCCACCGGCATCAGAGGAGGGGCCAAGCAATGA